Proteins encoded together in one Fibrobacter sp. UWEL window:
- a CDS encoding ATP-binding protein — MIRRQIKDFLLKSASQYPVVLVHGPRQSGKTTLCRDTFADKPYISLENPDTRERALQDPRGFFKSIPNGAILDEIQNVPHLLSYMQQIVDESNQKGLFIVTGSNNFALQQAVTQTLAGRVAMLKLLPFSLDEIKELNASDSIDSLILSGGYPRYITERPDRFFFYQNYISTYVERDVRQIVNIKDAALFHRFLVLCAGRIGSILDYTSLSNDCGINVRTAKEWLSILEASFIGFTLNPWYMNRTKRLIKSPKFYFYDTGLACALLGIAEESQFNRDPLRGNLFENLVILERMKHSFNCAEQKNFWYYRTSDGKEIDLVEETGRILTPFEIKSSETFNSEFVKNFGVFEKEYPEMCGEKTVVYAGKESFEFKGVLVKNFR; from the coding sequence ATGATTAGGCGCCAAATCAAAGACTTCCTGTTAAAGTCTGCTTCGCAATACCCGGTCGTTCTGGTTCATGGTCCCAGGCAATCCGGCAAAACAACCCTTTGTCGCGATACATTCGCCGACAAACCCTACATTTCTCTAGAAAATCCTGACACTAGGGAACGGGCCTTACAGGATCCACGGGGGTTCTTCAAAAGTATCCCGAACGGGGCCATTCTTGACGAAATTCAAAATGTTCCCCATTTGCTATCCTATATGCAGCAGATTGTGGATGAATCAAATCAAAAGGGTTTGTTCATCGTTACGGGCAGTAATAATTTTGCATTACAGCAAGCTGTGACTCAGACTCTTGCCGGTCGTGTCGCCATGCTTAAACTGCTGCCATTTTCCTTGGACGAAATCAAGGAATTGAACGCAAGTGATTCCATCGACAGTCTTATTCTTTCTGGAGGGTACCCCCGCTATATAACGGAACGCCCAGACAGGTTCTTCTTTTACCAGAATTACATTTCCACCTATGTTGAGCGGGATGTTCGCCAAATTGTCAATATAAAGGATGCGGCTCTTTTTCATAGATTCCTTGTTCTTTGTGCAGGGCGAATTGGCTCCATATTGGATTACACTTCTCTTTCTAACGATTGCGGAATCAATGTTAGAACAGCAAAGGAATGGCTGTCGATTCTTGAAGCTTCGTTTATCGGTTTCACGTTAAATCCGTGGTACATGAATAGGACAAAACGCTTGATAAAATCGCCCAAGTTCTATTTCTACGATACTGGGCTTGCATGCGCCTTGCTAGGAATTGCCGAAGAGTCGCAATTTAACCGCGATCCCTTGCGAGGCAATCTTTTTGAAAACCTTGTGATTCTTGAAAGAATGAAGCATTCGTTTAATTGCGCGGAGCAGAAAAATTTCTGGTATTATAGAACTAGTGACGGCAAGGAAATTGACCTTGTTGAAGAAACTGGAAGAATCTTGACTCCTTTTGAAATAAAGTCTTCGGAAACATTCAATTCGGAATTCGTCAAAAACTTTGGTGTTTTTGAAAAGGAATATCCCGAAATGTGTGGCGAAAAAACTGTGGTTTATGCAGGCAAAGAAAGTTTTGAATTCAAGGGTGTTCTGGTCAAGAATTTTAGATAA
- the surE gene encoding 5'/3'-nucleotidase SurE: protein MQNTPRTRVLIVNDDGFKSGNLRALAAALSKVADVFVFAPETEQSGVSQAFTVRRGLRVKQVPVDETTPVAADGTKAWPYEFYSVSGTPADCAKFALGHFAKFGLSLEPEGCTGVSSAAGEFDVCFSGVNVGENSGVSSLYSGTVAGAREAALWGVPGVALSLRGCGGDLLETAVDFAVRVVKERLFEGIAPGTFWNVNFPKVKPADFKGYKSTKMAHEMFTDHYSLVDADDGSGDKLWLLDGDKLWNESPVDSDDYLLNQGYATITAHRIDQTDYESLKLIDETINGLG from the coding sequence ATGCAAAATACCCCTAGAACACGAGTTCTCATCGTAAACGACGATGGGTTTAAGAGCGGCAATCTTCGCGCTCTTGCGGCAGCCTTGTCCAAGGTGGCTGATGTGTTCGTTTTTGCCCCCGAAACGGAGCAAAGCGGGGTCAGTCAGGCCTTTACCGTGCGCAGAGGTTTGCGCGTCAAACAGGTGCCCGTGGATGAAACCACTCCCGTGGCAGCCGACGGTACAAAAGCCTGGCCTTATGAATTCTATTCCGTATCTGGCACACCTGCCGACTGCGCCAAGTTTGCCCTAGGTCATTTCGCGAAATTCGGGCTTTCTTTGGAACCCGAAGGCTGCACTGGTGTAAGCTCTGCCGCAGGTGAATTTGACGTCTGTTTCTCCGGCGTGAACGTTGGCGAAAATTCCGGCGTCTCGTCCTTGTATTCCGGTACGGTTGCCGGTGCCCGCGAAGCCGCCCTGTGGGGTGTTCCCGGCGTTGCACTTTCCCTCCGCGGTTGTGGGGGAGACCTGCTGGAAACTGCTGTGGATTTTGCCGTTCGTGTAGTCAAGGAACGACTTTTTGAAGGTATTGCGCCCGGAACCTTTTGGAACGTGAACTTCCCCAAGGTAAAACCTGCAGACTTCAAGGGCTACAAGTCCACGAAGATGGCCCACGAAATGTTTACGGACCACTACAGCCTGGTGGATGCCGACGATGGCTCTGGCGACAAGCTGTGGTTGCTTGATGGCGACAAATTATGGAACGAATCCCCTGTGGATAGTGATGACTATCTGTTGAACCAGGGGTATGCCACCATCACGGCCCACCGCATCGACCAGACCGATTACGAAAGTTTGAAATTAATAGATGAAACGATAAATGGGCTGGGTTAA
- the gyrA gene encoding DNA gyrase subunit A produces MSEEMLPGKQFKSLIEKDMQDCYLRYSMSVIVARALPDARDGFKPVHRRVMYSMHKLGVVPNKPTVKSARIVGDVIGKYHPHGDSAVYETLVRMAQEFSLRYPLVFGQGNFGSIDGDGAAAMRYTEAKMNNLGMLMLEDLEKDTVDMGPNYDESLEEPKVLPSAIPNMLVNGTTGIAVGMATSMAPHNLREIANAIHAVAENPDISGEDLLGYVSGPDFPTGGVICGRAGIRDAYLTGHGRARVRARTEIDVDGRGKPRIIVSEIPYMVNKAELCKKIGELVREKRIDGITDIRDESNREGIRVVIELRKDAVAEVVLNNLFKNTQMQTTFSIYNLALVNGLPKVLTLKDLIQIYIDHRLDVITRATQFDLNKAEARLHIIEGLRIATQNIDEVVQIIKSSATTELAKKGLQDRFNLDEIQSQAIVDMRLAQLTGLNLEKLENEYNELVALVADLKDILAKRERRLAIVLEKLDAVVAKFGDERRTSIEDAVDDYDYEDLIAEEEQVITLSKEGYIKRLPIDTFKAQTRGGKGVVGTGLKDDDDVDQIFTASTHSYLLVFTNKGRAYWTKVYRLPEGNRNSKGRPIINFIGLTEGEKVQAIVPVRKFGGYFCLVFATKKGIVNKMDLTLFSRPRKAGVNAISLDEDDELVKVQLVGMSAEEFNASQGDEADESADVQTAAEAQVAESEDADDTAAQPIAKDLLMLATKNGQAVTFPISCMRSMGRGTHGVKGITLAEGDEVISLIWLKEGNKIVTITEKGFGKRSQPSSYRVTKRGSKGVRNLSADGMEKTGPAVFVESVADDYDLIITSKEGQVIRIEAETIRLTNRSAIGVKCIRLNDGDTVQDATALPSVEDIEHDSAEAKETFDHVEGVEVDDDSVEKSNETEQQIGLPSEGGDNE; encoded by the coding sequence ATGTCAGAAGAAATGCTCCCAGGCAAGCAGTTCAAGTCCTTGATCGAAAAGGATATGCAGGACTGCTACCTCCGCTACTCCATGAGCGTGATTGTGGCTCGTGCACTTCCCGACGCCCGCGACGGCTTTAAGCCGGTGCACCGTCGTGTGATGTACAGTATGCACAAGCTGGGCGTGGTGCCCAATAAGCCCACTGTGAAGTCTGCCCGTATCGTGGGTGACGTGATCGGTAAGTACCACCCCCATGGTGACTCCGCCGTATATGAAACCTTGGTCCGTATGGCTCAGGAATTCTCCCTGCGCTATCCGCTGGTTTTCGGCCAGGGTAACTTCGGTTCTATCGATGGCGATGGCGCCGCTGCAATGCGTTATACCGAAGCCAAGATGAACAATCTGGGCATGCTCATGCTGGAAGATCTTGAAAAAGATACCGTGGACATGGGCCCCAACTATGACGAATCCTTGGAAGAACCGAAGGTTCTGCCCTCCGCCATTCCCAACATGCTGGTGAATGGTACCACAGGTATTGCTGTGGGTATGGCAACCTCCATGGCTCCCCATAACCTTCGCGAAATTGCAAATGCAATCCATGCTGTGGCTGAAAATCCGGATATTTCCGGCGAAGACCTGCTGGGTTACGTTTCTGGTCCGGATTTCCCCACTGGTGGTGTGATCTGCGGCCGCGCTGGTATCCGTGACGCCTACCTGACCGGCCATGGCCGTGCTCGCGTTCGTGCCCGCACCGAAATTGACGTGGATGGCCGCGGCAAACCCCGCATCATCGTGTCCGAAATTCCCTACATGGTGAACAAGGCTGAACTGTGTAAGAAGATTGGCGAACTGGTTCGCGAAAAGCGTATCGACGGTATTACCGACATTCGCGATGAATCTAACCGTGAAGGTATCCGCGTGGTCATTGAACTGCGTAAGGATGCTGTTGCAGAAGTGGTGCTGAACAACCTGTTCAAGAACACCCAGATGCAGACTACGTTCAGTATTTATAACCTGGCTCTGGTGAACGGCCTGCCCAAGGTTCTCACTCTCAAGGACTTGATCCAGATTTACATCGATCATCGTCTGGATGTGATTACCCGTGCAACCCAGTTCGACTTGAACAAGGCAGAAGCACGTCTTCACATTATTGAAGGCTTGCGCATTGCCACCCAGAACATCGACGAAGTGGTGCAGATCATCAAGTCTAGCGCTACTACGGAATTGGCTAAGAAGGGCTTGCAGGACCGCTTCAACCTGGATGAAATTCAGTCTCAGGCCATTGTGGACATGCGTCTTGCCCAGCTCACCGGCCTGAATCTGGAAAAGTTGGAAAACGAATACAACGAACTGGTTGCCCTCGTTGCTGACTTGAAGGATATCCTGGCTAAGCGTGAACGCCGCCTGGCAATCGTACTTGAAAAGCTGGATGCTGTTGTGGCCAAGTTCGGTGACGAACGCCGCACCTCCATCGAAGATGCTGTAGATGATTATGACTACGAAGACCTGATTGCTGAAGAAGAACAGGTCATTACCCTGAGTAAGGAAGGCTACATCAAGCGTCTTCCCATCGATACCTTCAAGGCTCAGACCCGCGGTGGTAAGGGCGTTGTGGGTACCGGCCTCAAGGACGATGACGACGTGGATCAGATCTTTACCGCAAGCACCCATAGCTACTTGCTGGTGTTCACTAACAAGGGCCGTGCCTACTGGACTAAGGTTTACCGCCTGCCCGAAGGCAACCGCAATAGCAAGGGCCGTCCCATTATCAACTTTATCGGCCTCACCGAAGGCGAAAAGGTTCAGGCAATCGTTCCTGTCCGTAAGTTCGGCGGTTACTTCTGCCTGGTGTTCGCTACCAAGAAGGGTATCGTCAACAAGATGGATCTGACCCTCTTCAGCCGTCCCCGTAAGGCTGGCGTCAACGCCATCAGTCTGGATGAAGACGATGAATTGGTGAAGGTTCAGTTGGTGGGTATGTCCGCCGAAGAATTCAACGCCTCTCAGGGCGACGAAGCTGACGAATCCGCAGATGTTCAGACCGCTGCTGAAGCTCAGGTTGCTGAGTCCGAAGATGCTGATGATACTGCTGCTCAGCCCATCGCAAAGGACCTGCTGATGCTCGCCACCAAGAACGGTCAGGCTGTTACATTCCCCATCAGTTGCATGCGCTCCATGGGGCGTGGCACTCACGGCGTGAAGGGTATTACCCTTGCCGAAGGTGACGAAGTCATCTCCCTCATCTGGCTGAAGGAAGGCAACAAGATCGTGACCATTACCGAAAAGGGCTTTGGTAAGCGTTCTCAGCCTAGCTCTTACCGCGTGACCAAGCGCGGCAGCAAGGGTGTTCGTAACCTCAGTGCAGACGGTATGGAAAAGACCGGTCCGGCAGTATTCGTGGAAAGCGTCGCTGACGATTATGACTTGATCATTACCAGTAAGGAAGGTCAGGTTATCCGTATCGAAGCTGAAACCATCCGTTTGACCAACCGTAGTGCAATCGGCGTGAAGTGCATTCGCTTGAACGATGGCGACACCGTTCAGGATGCAACCGCACTTCCCAGCGTGGAAGACATCGAACACGATTCCGCTGAAGCCAAGGAAACCTTCGACCATGTGGAAGGCGTAGAAGTGGATGACGATTCTGTTGAAAAGTCCAACGAAACCGAACAGCAGATTGGCCTCCCTTCCGAAGGCGGCGATAACGAATAA
- a CDS encoding glycoside hydrolase family 11 protein, with translation MNKKMIKASLFLAFGLAATSVYAADACKDEMAKPRGSAHTVNGNSTGSISGTPWGFEQWSGGGSNSMKYYDNGTFEATWSNNSDYLARVGYRYGDNGSGVDHKTKHYTVDYKYTKSGTAQYGYIGVYGWTVNPQVEYYIVDDWYSKPSEQYIGASRGTITVDGATYTIHAYLRQQEPSKTGTSTFLQIFSVRQSPRQCGHIDISAHFNKWDELFTGQTAQLSGSKGGGSTTLKFGRVTEVMLMNEAGGNATGSVNYTYFDMSDNGEASVIVPPKDIERSPFKSLSIPGTVEAEDFDNGNSGVVYEGATGQSGDDGDHEYRGEDYAQVDIVKNGTGRAIGYTAADEWLEYTVNVAEAGEYDVTASVANGSGAGSVTVKVGSASAKLSFTGTSNDWDAYENATGKITLAAGKQTMRITINNANTNIDFVKFAKAGSAEVTPTSSASQEPASSESKDALISSVQFVNSGKTFQVFDMQGKFMGRVDVVNGASLQDALMAKFQKAGVYMVRQGNRFQKVSVVK, from the coding sequence ATGAATAAAAAGATGATTAAGGCTAGCCTTTTCTTGGCATTCGGTCTTGCAGCAACATCTGTTTACGCGGCAGATGCATGTAAAGATGAAATGGCTAAACCTCGAGGCAGTGCACACACTGTGAATGGTAACTCTACAGGTTCCATTTCTGGAACCCCGTGGGGCTTCGAACAGTGGTCTGGCGGTGGTTCCAACAGCATGAAGTACTATGATAACGGTACTTTCGAAGCCACCTGGTCCAACAACTCTGACTACCTGGCTCGCGTGGGCTACCGTTATGGTGACAACGGTTCTGGTGTGGATCACAAGACTAAGCACTATACCGTGGATTACAAGTATACTAAGAGTGGTACTGCTCAGTATGGTTACATCGGTGTTTATGGTTGGACCGTGAACCCGCAGGTTGAATATTACATCGTTGATGACTGGTACAGCAAGCCCAGCGAACAGTATATCGGTGCTTCTCGTGGCACTATTACCGTTGATGGCGCAACTTATACTATCCATGCTTACCTCCGTCAGCAGGAACCTTCCAAGACTGGTACCTCTACCTTCTTGCAGATCTTTAGCGTTCGTCAGTCTCCCCGTCAGTGCGGCCATATTGATATTTCCGCACACTTCAACAAGTGGGACGAACTGTTCACCGGTCAGACTGCACAGCTTTCCGGTTCTAAGGGCGGTGGCAGCACTACTCTGAAGTTCGGTCGCGTTACCGAAGTGATGTTGATGAACGAAGCAGGTGGTAATGCAACTGGTTCTGTGAACTACACCTACTTTGACATGAGCGATAACGGTGAAGCTTCTGTAATTGTTCCGCCGAAGGATATCGAACGTTCTCCGTTCAAGAGCCTCAGCATTCCGGGTACTGTTGAAGCTGAAGACTTCGACAATGGTAACTCTGGAGTTGTTTACGAAGGCGCAACTGGTCAGTCTGGTGATGATGGCGACCATGAATATCGCGGTGAAGACTATGCTCAGGTTGACATTGTGAAGAATGGTACCGGTCGTGCAATTGGTTACACCGCTGCTGACGAATGGCTGGAATACACCGTGAACGTTGCAGAAGCTGGCGAATACGATGTGACCGCTTCCGTTGCTAACGGTTCTGGTGCTGGTTCTGTCACCGTTAAGGTTGGCTCTGCTTCCGCTAAGCTCAGCTTCACCGGTACTTCCAACGACTGGGATGCCTATGAAAATGCAACTGGCAAGATCACTCTTGCCGCTGGTAAGCAGACCATGCGCATCACCATCAACAATGCTAACACCAACATTGACTTTGTGAAGTTTGCTAAGGCTGGCTCTGCTGAAGTTACTCCGACAAGCTCCGCTTCTCAGGAACCTGCATCTTCCGAAAGCAAGGATGCTCTGATTTCCAGTGTTCAGTTCGTCAACTCCGGCAAGACTTTCCAGGTGTTCGATATGCAGGGCAAGTTCATGGGCCGTGTGGATGTCGTGAACGGCGCTTCTCTCCAGGACGCTCTCATGGCTAAGTTCCAGAAGGCTGGTGTCTACATGGTTCGCCAGGGCAACCGCTTCCAGAAGGTCTCTGTAGTCAAGTAA